A region from the Candidatus Kryptoniota bacterium genome encodes:
- a CDS encoding SpoIID/LytB domain-containing protein — translation MIPRKGTSLFIIIVAVAVFSFSVSFSHPIFVYSSEPTIRVCLAEGVGSISLRVEGNYHLSYQGVSISKATNSTLKFEFSRDGSPKAFLPNQELQFLSPIRIVPDTALNPESAANSDRITFKSQTYPGEMEIVPSSNGTYRLIDMVPLETYLRGVVPNELVNHLTTAELQACMAQAIAARNYAFFRMSGVDSSDKFIMRNGFDVYADTRDQVYSGIQRYNSLADSAIEFTSGMIVEYNGEPARCFFHSTCGGHTEDVQHVWQGQPPQPYLQGVSDIDSANGQPFCIYSPQFFWTVTLSAAELNTMLRRNLSAANPMYTGIALRSRISSLKVVDRFTSFRADTLQIKTADGTAYFVRGDRTRYFFKSPGGTLLRSSLFRITLTRDADGVIRSAVIKGQGSGHGVGMCQWGALGMSRLGYTYQQILSHYYPGTEVKKVY, via the coding sequence CCATTCGCGTCTGCCTCGCGGAAGGAGTTGGCAGCATCTCTCTTCGTGTCGAAGGAAATTATCACCTGAGTTATCAGGGAGTTTCGATATCAAAGGCGACGAACTCGACACTGAAGTTTGAATTTTCTCGAGACGGCTCGCCAAAGGCCTTTCTCCCCAATCAGGAACTTCAGTTTCTTTCGCCCATCAGGATTGTGCCGGATACAGCATTGAATCCGGAATCGGCTGCGAATTCCGACCGGATCACATTTAAATCCCAGACATACCCGGGGGAAATGGAGATTGTGCCCTCGAGCAACGGAACGTACAGGCTGATCGACATGGTCCCGCTCGAGACCTATCTTCGAGGTGTGGTTCCCAACGAGCTCGTAAATCATCTGACCACTGCCGAACTTCAAGCGTGCATGGCACAGGCAATCGCCGCCCGAAATTACGCTTTCTTCAGAATGAGCGGAGTGGACTCTTCGGACAAATTCATCATGAGGAACGGGTTCGATGTCTATGCCGATACCCGTGACCAGGTTTATTCTGGCATACAGCGTTATAACTCGCTCGCAGACAGCGCAATCGAGTTTACGTCGGGAATGATAGTCGAATACAACGGCGAGCCGGCAAGATGCTTCTTCCATTCCACCTGCGGGGGTCACACCGAGGACGTCCAGCATGTTTGGCAAGGGCAGCCTCCCCAACCTTACCTGCAGGGAGTTTCAGATATAGACTCGGCGAATGGGCAGCCATTCTGTATTTACTCGCCACAGTTTTTCTGGACAGTGACGCTGAGCGCCGCCGAATTAAATACCATGCTTAGAAGAAATCTCAGCGCAGCTAACCCCATGTATACAGGGATTGCTCTAAGAAGCAGAATCTCATCGTTGAAGGTGGTTGATCGGTTCACCTCTTTCCGCGCAGACACACTTCAAATCAAGACCGCTGACGGCACGGCGTACTTTGTCCGCGGTGACCGCACGAGATATTTCTTTAAATCCCCCGGCGGGACCTTACTCAGAAGCAGTCTCTTCAGGATTACTCTAACCAGAGACGCTGACGGAGTTATAAGAAGCGCGGTGATAAAGGGCCAGGGAAGCGGACACGGTGTGGGCATGTGCCAGTGGGGAGCACTCGGCATGTCAAGACTTGGATATACCTATCAACAAATTCTCTCCCACTATTATCCCGGGACAGAAGTGAAAAAGGTCTATTGA